The Pseudokineococcus lusitanus genomic interval CCCTCGTCCGGCTGCCCGGCGTCGCGCTGGCGCTCGCCGCCCTCGGCTTCCTCGGGCTGGGCCCGCAGCCGCCCTCGCCGGACTGGGGCCTCGTCCTGGCCGGCGGGATGCCGTACGTCGAGCGCGCGCCCTGGGTCGTGCTGGCGCCGGCGGGTGCCCTCGTCGCGCTGTCGGTCCTCGCCGTCACCGCGGCCGGGCTCCGGCCTCCCCGCCGGCGGCGGCCGGGGGCGCGGCGCGGCTGACCGCCGCGCCGCCCCCCGGCCGGGACGTCAGGCCTCCCGCGGGGCCTTCCACAGGTCGATGCCCGCCTCGACGGCGTGCTCGTCGACCCGGCGGAGCTCCTCGTCGTCGAAGGCGAGGTGCTCCAGCGCGGCGACGTTCTGCTCGAGCTGCTGCACGCTGCTGGCGCCGATGACGAGCGAGGTGACCCGCTCGTCGCGCAGCGCCCAGGCGAGCGCCATCTGCGCGAGCGACTGGCCGCGCTCGCGCGCCATGCCGTCGAGGGCGCGGACGTGGGCGAGCGTCTGCTCGGTCAGCAGGTCGGGGGACAGGGACTTGCCCTGCGAGGCCCGCGAGCCCTCGGGCACGCCGTCGAGGTACTTGCTCGTCAGCATCCCCTGGGCCAGCGGCGAGAAGGCGATGCAGCCGGCGCCGACCTCGGCGAGGACGTCGAGCAGGCCCTCGGTCTCGACCCAGCGGTTGAGCATCGAGTACGAGGGCTGGTGGATGAGCAGCGGCGTGCCGAGGTCGCGGAGGATCTCGGCCGCCCGGCGGGTGTCCTCGGGGCCGTAGGAGGAGATGCCCGCGTACAGCGCCCGGCCCGAGCGGACGGCGGTGTCGAGCGCGCCCATCGTCTCCTCGAGCGGCGTCGAGGGGTCCGGCCGGTGGCTGTAGAAGATGTCGACGTACTCCAGGCCCAGGCGCTCGAGCGACTGGTCGAGGCTCGCGAGGACGTACTTGCGGCCGCCGCCGCCCTGCCCGTACGGGCCCGGCCACATGTCGTAGCCGGCCTTGCTGGAGATGACGAGCTCGTCCCGGTAGGGCGCCAGGTCCTCCCGCAGCACCCGGCCGAAGTTCGCCTCGGCGCTGCCGTAGGGCGGGCCGTAGTTGTTGGCGAGGTCGAAGTGGGTGATGCCCAGGTCGAACGCCCGGCGCAGCACCGCGCGCTGGCGGTCCAGGGGGACGTCGTCGCCGAAGTTGTGCCACAGCCCGAGCGACAGCAGCGGCAGGTCGAGCCCGCTGCGGCCCGTGCGCCGGTAGGTCATGGCGTCGTAGCGGTCGTCCGCGGCGCGGTGGTGGACGGAGGGGTCGGTGAGGCGGGGCACGTCGTCGTCCTCTCGAGGGGTGGTCCTTCGCGCCCGAGCCTAGGGAGCGGCGGGTCGCGCGCCGGGCGCGCGGTGGACACATGCGCACGTGCGCACCTATGGTCCCGGTCGTGGTCGCGGAGGAGGTCTACGAGCGGACGGCGGAGCTGTTCGCCACGTTGGCCTCCCCCCGGCGCCTGGCGCTCGTGCAGCGTCTGGCGCAGGCCCCCGCCACGGTGGGCGACCTGGCCGAGGACCTCGGCGTGAGCCAGCCGCTCGTCTCCCAGCACCTCCGGGTGCTGCGGCAG includes:
- the mgrA gene encoding L-glyceraldehyde 3-phosphate reductase translates to MPRLTDPSVHHRAADDRYDAMTYRRTGRSGLDLPLLSLGLWHNFGDDVPLDRQRAVLRRAFDLGITHFDLANNYGPPYGSAEANFGRVLREDLAPYRDELVISSKAGYDMWPGPYGQGGGGRKYVLASLDQSLERLGLEYVDIFYSHRPDPSTPLEETMGALDTAVRSGRALYAGISSYGPEDTRRAAEILRDLGTPLLIHQPSYSMLNRWVETEGLLDVLAEVGAGCIAFSPLAQGMLTSKYLDGVPEGSRASQGKSLSPDLLTEQTLAHVRALDGMARERGQSLAQMALAWALRDERVTSLVIGASSVQQLEQNVAALEHLAFDDEELRRVDEHAVEAGIDLWKAPREA
- a CDS encoding ArsR/SmtB family transcription factor, with translation MVAEEVYERTAELFATLASPRRLALVQRLAQAPATVGDLAEDLGVSQPLVSQHLRVLRQARLVHGRRDGRTVTYEVVDEHVAHVVADALAHGTEDDDG